CCATGACCAGCGGTCGCCCTCGGTACCCACTGAGGTGTTGTGGACGGTGCTTTCCGAGACTACTTCACTCTCATTTATGAAGTCCGTCTCTGTAAGGACCCCTGAGAGTTTACCCTGACTGTTAAGGGTCAGGAGGACCTTTAACCTGAAGTACCTCATTATCTCAAAGGCCACGCTGAGGGGTGTCCTGTCCCATGTCGTTGGAATGTTCCGTGTCATGTAATCCTCAACAGGGTCAGATATATCCATCTCTGCTATGGCACCGGCAACAAGGTCGTAGCTTGTGACAATACCCACCAGTTTAGATCCATCAACCACCAGGACCCTGCGGATGTTGTTCTCAAGCATCCTCCTGGCAGCTACCCTGACGTCATCATCAGGGGATACCGTTATGGGGTTCCTTGTCATTATGAGGGCTATCTGCTCCTCATCAGGATTCTCAACAAGGTCCGTCCTTGTTATTATACCCACAAGTTCCTCCGTGCCCTTCTTAACAACTGGAAGTCCTGATATGTTCTCCTTCCTCATCAGTTCAAGGGCTGTTGAACGGTTCCCTGGAACGGTTACATAGTGTATTTTCTCTGACATTATCTCCTTTACAAGCATGATCAACACCGGTGATGATCCATAAAAAAAGTTTTTAGTGAACAACGAGAACAGGGCACCCTGCAGACCTTACAACCTTCTCAGCCACGCTTCCAAGGAGGAACCTGTCAAGTCCGTGTTTGCCTGATGTCCCCATAACAACAAGGTCCACCTCTTCCTTCTCTATGGTCCTGAGTATGGCGTCTGCGGGTGAACCCTCATCTGTCCTCAGGGTTATCTTCACACCTGCTCCTGATTTCTCCACAAGTTTCTTAACGGCTTCAAGGGATCTGGAGGCTTCCTCCTCAAGCATTTCCTTAAGGCGTACTATAAGGTCGTCTGCCGGGAGACTCACCAGTGATGATGTCTCCATGACTGTTAAAGCAATTATTTCAGCTCCGCTTTTTCTGGCAATCCATATCGCATGTTCCGCGGCTTTGTTGGCATGTTTTGAGCCATCGGTTGGGAGCAGGATTTTACTGTACATAGAACTCACCTCTTAACTAATTTACCTTTTATTATTAAATATATTATATTTTTCGATTCAGTCCTGTTGATGAGGGAGAGATAGGGGTT
The sequence above is drawn from the Methanothermobacter wolfeii genome and encodes:
- a CDS encoding CBS domain-containing protein translates to MLVKEIMSEKIHYVTVPGNRSTALELMRKENISGLPVVKKGTEELVGIITRTDLVENPDEEQIALIMTRNPITVSPDDDVRVAARRMLENNIRRVLVVDGSKLVGIVTSYDLVAGAIAEMDISDPVEDYMTRNIPTTWDRTPLSVAFEIMRYFRLKVLLTLNSQGKLSGVLTETDFINESEVVSESTVHNTSVGTEGDRWSWDSKNVLYVIKNQLRFPDKEVREVATTDIVTATTSTTVTSCAEKMKRRNIEQIPIIDYEGDLVGLARASDLIKALIDGND
- a CDS encoding universal stress protein, which gives rise to MYSKILLPTDGSKHANKAAEHAIWIARKSGAEIIALTVMETSSLVSLPADDLIVRLKEMLEEEASRSLEAVKKLVEKSGAGVKITLRTDEGSPADAILRTIEKEEVDLVVMGTSGKHGLDRFLLGSVAEKVVRSAGCPVLVVH